A part of Pseudoalteromonas arctica A 37-1-2 genomic DNA contains:
- the pgeF gene encoding peptidoglycan editing factor PgeF has product MNLLSATWQNLHKVGTLSTTCGGGVSKIPFKSFNLGFHVGDNQNHVSKNRSLLTNLLPKPAVWLNQIHSSNVVIVDEYFDFDELHDADALYTQLLNQPLAIMTADCLPILLVSDDEKEVAAIHGGWRGLEQGIIKNTLECFSSKCENINAWLGPAIGPTRFEVGAEVFELFQKRSPLFIHAFTPQANGKYLADIYGIARTLLTQQGVKNITGGDYCTVSQSDLFFSYRRDGQTGRMASLIWRK; this is encoded by the coding sequence ATGAACTTATTGTCAGCGACATGGCAAAACCTTCATAAAGTAGGAACATTAAGTACTACTTGTGGAGGTGGTGTTTCAAAAATCCCATTTAAAAGTTTTAATTTGGGATTCCATGTTGGTGATAATCAAAATCATGTATCAAAAAACCGCTCATTATTAACAAATCTCCTACCTAAACCTGCCGTGTGGCTAAATCAAATTCATAGCTCTAATGTTGTTATTGTTGATGAATATTTTGATTTTGATGAGTTACACGATGCTGATGCGCTTTATACTCAGTTATTAAATCAGCCTTTGGCTATAATGACCGCCGATTGCTTACCTATTTTATTAGTCAGTGATGATGAAAAGGAAGTTGCAGCTATACATGGCGGCTGGCGAGGGCTTGAGCAGGGAATTATTAAAAATACTTTGGAATGTTTTAGCTCAAAGTGTGAAAATATAAATGCGTGGCTAGGGCCTGCAATTGGGCCAACTCGATTTGAGGTTGGGGCTGAAGTGTTTGAGTTATTTCAAAAAAGGTCCCCTTTATTTATTCACGCATTTACACCACAAGCTAATGGTAAATATCTTGCTGATATCTATGGTATTGCGCGTACTTTACTTACCCAGCAAGGCGTTAAAAATATTACGGGTGGCGACTACTGCACAGTCTCTCAAAGTGACTTATTTTTTTCTTATCGACGAGATGGACAAACTGGACGTATGGCTAGTTTGATCTGGCGCAAGTAA
- the rluD gene encoding 23S rRNA pseudouridine(1911/1915/1917) synthase RluD has product MSEQISLQADVPTELGGKRLDQVLAQLFPDYSRSRIKTWILDDKITVDGEIFNTPREKLLGGEVVSVETTIEAPREYEAQDIKLNIVYEDDDILVINKPMGLVVHPGAGNPNGTVLNALLHYYPEIINVPRAGIVHRLDKDTTGLMVVAKTIPAQTHLVTALQKRENFTREYEALCNGTMTAGGMVEKAIGRHPTQRTHMAVHELGKPAITHYRVAEKFRAHTRLRLRLETGRTHQIRVHMAHLNHPLIGDQSYGGRPRPPKGATPELFELLRSFRRQALHAVKLSIAHPITGEMMTWQAPIPDDMVAMTLALREDTKANPDIDR; this is encoded by the coding sequence ATGTCAGAGCAAATTTCTCTTCAAGCCGACGTTCCAACCGAATTAGGTGGTAAACGTCTAGACCAAGTATTAGCACAATTGTTCCCTGATTATTCACGTTCTCGTATAAAAACGTGGATATTGGATGATAAAATCACCGTAGACGGTGAAATTTTCAACACTCCACGCGAAAAGCTACTAGGTGGTGAAGTTGTAAGTGTTGAAACAACAATTGAAGCACCACGCGAATACGAAGCACAAGATATCAAATTAAACATTGTTTATGAAGACGATGATATTTTGGTAATTAATAAACCAATGGGCCTAGTGGTTCACCCTGGTGCGGGTAATCCTAATGGAACAGTGCTAAACGCATTACTACATTACTACCCTGAAATAATTAACGTACCACGCGCGGGTATTGTGCATCGTTTAGATAAAGACACGACCGGTTTAATGGTTGTAGCTAAAACGATTCCAGCACAAACGCATTTAGTAACAGCGCTACAAAAGCGTGAAAACTTCACGCGTGAATATGAAGCACTGTGTAATGGTACTATGACCGCAGGTGGTATGGTTGAAAAAGCAATTGGCCGCCATCCGACTCAGCGTACGCATATGGCCGTACATGAACTGGGTAAACCGGCAATTACACATTACCGTGTTGCTGAAAAATTCCGTGCTCATACCCGTTTACGTCTGCGCTTAGAAACAGGTCGTACTCACCAGATTCGTGTGCATATGGCACATTTAAATCACCCGCTAATTGGCGATCAATCTTATGGCGGCCGTCCGCGTCCACCTAAAGGTGCAACACCTGAGTTATTTGAGTTACTTCGTAGCTTTAGACGCCAAGCACTACATGCTGTAAAATTGAGTATTGCGCATCCAATCACGGGTGAAATGATGACATGGCAAGCACCTATCCCAGACGATATGGTTGCTATGACACTCGCATTACGTGAAGATACCAAAGCTAATCCTGATATCGATAGATAA